One Pyrococcus furiosus DSM 3638 genomic region harbors:
- a CDS encoding NADH-quinone oxidoreductase subunit D, whose amino-acid sequence MVSQEELIREARQNGMELYPIDKDTYELFFGPQHMATENFSIILKMDGNRVVKAIANPGFLHRGFEKLAEYRPWYTNIALLLRICVPEPDVPEAIYSMAVDEIIGWEVPERAQWIRTLVLEMARVTAYLFWIMGLSFKLGVYTAGQWAAAYRERFMALFEQLTGARVYHIYTIPGGVRRDIPGDKWLRQVRDTVEYLKDKLKDFDNVLFENYITYKRLEGIGVMDKKFALEEGVTGPNLRATGVAYDVRKSDPYLLYPELDFEIPVLKEGDALARVLVRRYELEQDLYIIEQLLDMGPPSGPYKVQDPKLKNLPRFKVPPGEAFAHVEATKGDFGAYVVSDGGHKPYRVHIRGPSIAHGVRVLEQLLVGARLADVPAILMSLDNCPPDIDR is encoded by the coding sequence ATGGTTAGTCAAGAAGAACTCATTAGGGAAGCGAGACAAAATGGAATGGAGCTGTATCCAATTGATAAAGATACCTATGAGTTGTTCTTTGGACCTCAACACATGGCAACTGAAAACTTTAGTATCATCTTAAAGATGGATGGGAACAGAGTTGTAAAGGCTATAGCTAATCCTGGGTTCCTTCACAGAGGTTTCGAAAAGTTGGCTGAGTATAGGCCTTGGTATACTAACATAGCTCTCCTTCTTAGAATTTGTGTCCCAGAGCCCGACGTTCCGGAGGCAATATACTCAATGGCAGTGGATGAAATAATTGGATGGGAAGTGCCAGAGAGAGCCCAGTGGATTAGAACTCTTGTGTTAGAGATGGCTAGAGTAACAGCATACCTCTTCTGGATAATGGGTTTGAGCTTTAAGCTAGGTGTCTACACAGCTGGGCAATGGGCTGCTGCTTACAGAGAGAGGTTTATGGCATTATTTGAGCAATTGACAGGAGCAAGAGTTTACCACATTTATACAATCCCAGGAGGAGTAAGAAGGGATATCCCAGGGGACAAGTGGTTAAGACAGGTTAGAGATACAGTGGAATACCTCAAAGATAAGCTTAAAGACTTTGATAATGTCCTCTTCGAGAACTACATAACTTACAAGAGGCTTGAGGGAATTGGAGTAATGGACAAGAAGTTTGCACTAGAAGAGGGGGTAACGGGGCCAAACCTAAGGGCAACTGGAGTTGCCTACGACGTTAGAAAATCTGATCCATACCTTTTGTATCCTGAGCTTGACTTTGAAATTCCAGTGTTGAAGGAAGGGGATGCACTTGCAAGAGTTTTAGTTAGAAGATATGAGCTTGAGCAAGATCTCTACATAATTGAGCAGCTCCTCGATATGGGACCACCAAGTGGGCCTTACAAGGTTCAAGATCCAAAACTGAAGAACCTTCCAAGGTTTAAAGTCCCGCCAGGCGAGGCCTTTGCTCATGTTGAGGCAACAAAGGGTGATTTTGGAGCATACGTTGTTAGCGATGGGGGACATAAGCCATATAGGGTGCACATAAGAGGCCCTAGCATTGCTCATGGTGTAAGAGTTCTTGAGCAACTTTTAGTCGGAGCGAGATTAGCTGATGTCCCTGCAATATTAATGAGTCTTGATAATTGTCCTCCAGACATTGATAGGTGA